A section of the Castanea sativa cultivar Marrone di Chiusa Pesio chromosome 12, ASM4071231v1 genome encodes:
- the LOC142620644 gene encoding TMV resistance protein N-like: protein MASMRNQGALSSSSTSSKRWVYDVFLSFRGKDTRNNFTDHSYIALKQKGIFTFRDNEGLERGKYISPELLKAIEKIKVCYCYSLKYASSTWCLDELAKMVECMKQMKTTVLPIFYDVDPSNVWKQKGTFAQALAKHEKRFKKNIEKVQTWRDALREVANLSGWHLQDK, encoded by the coding sequence ATGGCTTCAATGAGAAATCAAGGAgccttatcatcatcatcaacttcTTCGAAGCGGTGGGTATATGATGTCTTCCTTAGTTTTAGAGGTAAGGACACACGGAATAATTTTACAGATCATTCATATATTGCTTTGAAACAAAAAGGCATTTTCACCTTTAGAGACAATGAAGGACTTGAGAGAGGAAAATATATTTCGCCAGAACTTTTGAAAGCAAtagaaaaaatcaaagtttgCTATTGTTATTCTCTCAAGTATGCATCTTCAACATGGTGCTTGGATGAACTTGCAAAGATGGTTGAATGCATGAAACAAATGAAAACGACAGTTCTACCCATTTTTTATGATGTGGATCCATCTAATGTATGGAAACAAAAGGGAACTTTTGCACAAGCCTTAGCTAAGCATGAAAAACGTTTCAAGAAGAACATAGAGAAGGTGCAAACATGGAGAGATGCTTTGAGAGAAGTTGCCAATCTCTCTGGTTGGCATTTACAAGATAAGTAA
- the LOC142620645 gene encoding disease resistance protein Roq1-like — protein sequence MGGMGKSKTTLARVAYDIVSNQFEACSFIANVREVYAKYGLLQLQETLMNELLMDKYMIVQHVDNGVLMIKNRLRHKKVLLFLDDVNELDQMKNLAGENDWFGLGSRVILTTRDEHLLMSCKVDGVYKVEELNCDEALHLFNMKAFGKEHPTKDYLVLSKAFVRYANGLPLAIEILSSFLFNRSIAK from the coding sequence ATGGGTGGAATGGGTAAGAGTAAGACAACTCTTGCTAGAGTTGCTTATGATATAGTTTCCAATCAATTTGAAGCTTGTAGTTTTATTGCCAATGTTAGGGAAGTTTATGCAAAATATGGTTTACTTCAACTACAAGAAACACTTATGAATGAGCTTTTAATGGACAAATATATGATTGTACAACATGTTGATAATGGAGTTCTCATGATCAAGAATAGATTACGTCACAAAAAGGTTCTTCTCTTTCTTGATGATGTAAATGAATTAGACCAAATGAAGAACTTAGCTGGTGAGAATGATTGGTTTGGTCTAGGTAGTAGAGTTATCTTAACAACTAGGGATGAGCATTTGCTAATGTCATGTAAAGTAGATGGAGTATACAAGGTTGAAGAATTGAATTGTGATGAAGCTCTTCATCTTTTCAATATGAAAGCTTTTGGAAAAGAGCATCCTACTAAAGATTATTTAGTGTTGTCCAAAGCCTTTGTACGTTATGCTAATGGCCTTCCTTTAGCCATTGAGATTTTGAGTTCCTTCCTATTCAATAGAAGCATTGCTAAATGA